The following nucleotide sequence is from Zingiber officinale cultivar Zhangliang chromosome 10A, Zo_v1.1, whole genome shotgun sequence.
CAACACTTGTCATTAAGGAAACAGATGGAATTCAGATTTCCAATTGCATTGGCATATTTGGTTTGCTTGGCTGGTGGAACCCAGCCTGTCCACAACGTTAGGATGTTTAGCCAACTTGGGGTCAGTGGGTGAGTAGTTGTTTCCCTAGAACCAGTTTGTTCCTCTCAATCAACACAATGGAAATTCATCCCAGTTAAACagtattaaaaatgattttatctGTATGATCAGCAATAAGAAAGTATGCATGCCTGTGGCCAACTTAATTTATAAAATCAACATCTTATGTTACAGGTAGCATATTAAGTGGTGGTGGAAGTGCTCCTGCTCCGAATGCCACCGCGCAGGCTTGGATAGATATGGTAACCAATTTCCAGAAGGCTAGTTTGTCAACACGCTTGGGAATTCCCATGATTTATGGGATTGATGCTGTTCACGGAAACAATAATGCCTATGGTGCAACAGTGTTTCCACACAACATTGGTCTCGGGGCCACAAGGTATGCATATTGTGACatcaatttgaaatttaattttccatttggGTATCTTCATATCTTCACGGTTATAATCCCTTTAAATGTTAATGTACATTCACTCTAGTTTTCGGACACTTTTTCCTTCATTTGTCatagattttattttgtttaccTTTTACTCCAttgcttttaaatatttttgcaaGTTGTAATACTTTTTTGTGAACGTAAACATATATTTTCTGCAGATTCAACCTCTTAGTTTTGTTACCTTATATCTTAATCTGCAGGGATCCTTATCTGGTAAAGAGGATTGGTGCTGCAACGGCACTTGAAACGAGAGCTACAGGCATTCCTTATGCTTTTGCACCCTGTATTGCAGTAAGTAGATCTAGAACACTTGCAGATACATTATTTTATTTTGAGGGCAAAGGAAGGCAGAATCCCCATATTAAGAAAATATAAGACAGATTCCTGTCTTAAAATTTCAATCTAAAACTCATTTTCAAAACACAAGGACAATTTCTCCTCTTGTTATTACTTGGTCCAAATTCAGGTTTGCAGAGATCCAAGGTGGGGACGGTGCTATGAGAGCTATAGCGAGGATCACAGTGTTGTACAAGCAATGACAGACAGTGTCCTTGGTTTACAAGGAGATATCCCTGGAGACTACCCAAGGAACTTTCCTTATGTCGCTGGAAAGTAAGTATTGCAAATCCAATCAGTTATCGAATCAAATAAGAATGTCATATTTGTTGAAGTTCAAGAGAGAGCTCAATCCATCCCAAAATGCAAAGGCAATTAAATGGGAGATCTCCTAGCATTTAATCATATTTGAAGAACACTCCTTTTGAAATGTGAGACTAAGAGAGAGTCCAATCAAACCCAGAATACCAAGATAATTAGGTTGAAGATCTCACAGTATTCGAGTCTATTTTGATTTTGAAATGTGAATTAAAGTTTGGAGTTTATCCTCTTCTCTTGCATCcactcctttttttttatttaacaatGTTGAACTTATTCATTCACAAGCAAGTTATCACAGTCGATATATGAAATAATGAGGGTAAATAGGTTAAGGATATTGACATAACATACTCAAAGATGACACAAAATTTAGAGGTTTGAAAGTcttaatgaattgagattattGGTATGAGGGGCCGAAAGAAGCTGAAAACAAACTGTTAAAAGAGATGTAAATGAACCTGAGATATGGCCTTGAATACACCCAATGCCCCAAAAGTAAAAAATGTAGTTGATCCAAATAGTTTATTTGAGACTGATGTACCACCAATATCTTCTTTTTCTCAATCCAAAAATGCAGATTGCAAGACTGGACTCTGATTGTTTGGTTGATTTTGTAAGTTTTCTCGCACTGCATCAACGTCGATTGCTTTCTCAATGCCATCTTATCTTCAGGAACAATGTAGCAGCTTGTGCCAAACATTATGTTGGTGATGGTGGCACGCAAAAAGGAATTAACGAGAATAATACTATTATTGATTATGAAGGTCTTCTTAGCATCCATATGCCTCCATTCGTTGATAGCATTGCCAAGGGTGTGGCCAGCGTCATGGTTTCTTATTCAAGTTGGAATGGCAAAAAAATGCACGCCAACCGTCACCTTATCATTGGCTACCTCAAAGAGAAGCTTGGTTTCAAGGTAAAATACAATGAGCATAACTGATTTCACCTGCCTTATTTACTGACTATGATTCTATGATATATTGCTAGGGATTCGTAATCTCAGACTGGCAGGGGATCGACAGGATCACCTATCCTCCTGGTGAAAATTACACTTACTCAGTTCAAGCTTCAATTAATGCTGGTCTGGACATGGTGAGTAGCGAGTACACATTTACTATTCTCTTAATAGATTGTTTGAATATTAAGTGTTGAGAAATCACAGTGATTGACATATTCATTTCATAGACTACGAGAATATGTTCCTACATCCTGAACAAATCTAGTTGGGTGTATGATGTATAGAGTGCAACTATAGGAAATAATTACCCatacttattttttttcatagTGCCGGTGGCAAGTCGAGCATATAATTGTCTACCTGAACAAAATAACTACATATCTACTTTCTAGTTAAGATTGACATAATTCCAACGTATTCATGAGAAATAGGATAGATTTCAGAatcttataaatttttatacccAAGATTTTGCTTCGAGATGCTGATTGTACATTCCATTTGCACTCTGATTGATTTGCAGGTgatggttccatataattatacAGGGTTCTTTAGCGCCGTGAAGTCCCTTGTTAATGCCAATGTTATTCCCATGAAAAGGATTAGAGATGCAGTAAAAAGGATCTTGCGGGTAAAGTTCATCATGGGCTTGTTCGAGAACCCTCTTCCTGATCCGAGCTTAGCTAATCAGCTTGGATCACAGGTATCTTGATTCTATCTCTCTGTTCATCAGCTTCATTACAGATAAGTTTAACTGAGCTGTTCATCTCTGATTACTCTGATGGACTGACACAGGAGCACAGAGACTTAGCCAGAGAAGCCGTGAGGAAATCACTCGTGCTTCTAAAAAATGGAAAGCCTGGTTCCCAACCTCTACTGCCCTTGCAAAAGAACGCCCCTAAAATCCTCGTCGCCGGAACTCATGCTGATAACCTGGGTTTCCAGTGCGGTGGTTGGACGATTAATTGGCAAGGAAGCAGTGGACAAACCACTGCCGGTACGTGTATGATTCCCATATCTATATGACCCCATGGGTCATCCGAGATGATAAGTGATGGTATGTTTGTCACATGAGGTCGCGGGTCGAACCGTAGGGCTGTCGGAACGTAAATCTCTGGACCCTGTGCAACTCACTCCACCATCACTTGTGCTCTCGGCTGCAGTGATTTACCTCTATCGTGATGGCCTGGAGTCGGGTGCGATGGGGCGCTGGGGGAGtcatttcgccttttgccacatgattcCCATATTTATATGATTCCCAGTGTTCGAGCATCGAGCATGGGAGATTATAACAGCAGTGATCGATTAAAACAAGACTGAAAGCTTAGTTTTTTGCATGCACAGGTACCACGATCCTTCAAGGCATTAAATCCACAGTTGATCCTTCGACACAGGTGGTCTTCTCGGAGAACCCTGACGCCAACTTTGTGCGGAGCCAAGGATTCTCTTACGCCATTGTTGTGGTCGGGGAGGCACCCTACGCCGAGACGTTCGGGGACAACCTCAACCTCACCATCCCCGCACCTGGACCGAGCATAATCCAAACGGTTTGCGGCGCCGTCAAGTGTGTCGTGGTCCTCATCTCTGGCCGGCCCCTCGTAGTCGAGCCGTACGTTCCGGCGATGGACGCACTTGTGGCCGCGTGGCTCCCGGGCTCCGAAGGCCAAGGGGTGGCCGATGTCCTCTTCGGAGACTTTGGTTTTACCGGGAAGCTTCCGCGCACCTGGTTCAAGACGGTCGCGCAGCTGCCGATGAACATCGGCGACACGAATTACGACCCCTTGTTCCCGTTTGGTTTTGGGCTCACAACCTGAGTGTTGCAAAACTGAAAAAAATGGATGAATATTGGATCAAATTGGGTTACATACTGTGTAAGGGAGAATAGTCTGAATATCCAAAGATTTATAACAACAAAGTTGTTTATATCGAATCGCAATTTATAGATCATGTGAATATACATGTATGAATGAGTGATTTTCTTTCATGTCTGTGTCGCAAGGGTTCAAATTCATGATTAGAATTCGATACGGTGATGAAGATGGTAAATCACGAGCGATTACTaacctttgaaatagtgactagtacataagggagacatttacctcggctttgtcgagattcgaaccccatacCTCATTGGTAATACGGTGATGAAGATGGACCTTCAAAAAGTAGGTTAAAAAAGGGAAGATCAATTGGCGTAAAGGTTAAAGTCAAGAAGTAATGGTCAAAATTACTAACCCGGGCATGGGCTTTCGGACTTGGAATCGTCGACCGGGCTTATGTAGACAAGCAGGCCTTGAATAGTTGGTCGGACGTGAAAGGCCGATCGGACTCCCAAGCGATCGTCCTTCGCAACTTGCAGATGAgatttaaagctaagtactaatTTACCCAGCCCATCGCCCTATTCAATCGAACCTAAGGATCGATCAGACATATTGTGCCTCCTTGGCAAAATGAAGGGTTGAGTGAAGAACGAGTTGTTGACTAAATTCTATAAAGCCGAGCTGGCTATCCCCCGATCGAGTGGCGGCCGATTGACCTATACCGGGACCTATATACTTATCATGTTGTACTCTTTTGGAAGTTTATGATATAAATGACTAAGAATATGTCACAGACAAATCGTGCTTTAGAAACTTTAGTCTATCAAATCATAGAGATTTACGTGCTCATTTAAGAAAAAGTGTCAGAAACACTTTATAACATGTCCTTTcttaggaaagttttgaaaaatgtgTTAATGCTTTGAGATGTATGCATAACGCAATAGTGACaccatagtttgcaaaatcgcgatccggatcgtaggatcgtacgatcctacgatccggaaacccaaaatcgatccaggatcgtgcagaatcgtttttgcagtaggatcgcagcatgatcggtaggatcggtaggatcggagcagaatcggtagaatcggagcaggatcggtggaagctttgagaggtcataacttttgactcggattgaaccacggggcctataatatatcaaattaaagctcgttcagagatctttaataaatttcaaagtttatccttaaccattatctttttttcatcttattagagttttaaattatttaaatatatgtttaattatttttgagttagttttttatcaataatattctgtcatttatttttctcaaaataataagtttttggatgtctattgtctagtattgtgtggcatcaatcagtctttagaagattatttccgacattcatatttgaatcaaaggatttaatagcttctgttatatacgttagatgctttgttgacatttaaattgaattatcttataaatcaaggaaatatttttgacattgtatgtgttattattattgtgttaatagatattttatattctttcattttatgatatgaaaatataaatattattactatgcgagaatgatagttgaattacaagttaatttaaatttgtacatgtagtaatgtaatttgatgtgttgagtgtaaataattgcatatatatacaaaattagttatttatttatatgtaaatgagttttttaggtattttttctaattattaatcatgtatgataaaattttaagggtttttggtaggatcgtacgattctacgatccgatcctgaccctaaatcgatcctgcgtaggatcgcgattctacaaactatgagtgacactataaaaggggtctcCATCTACTAGAGAATGTATGTGATACTTTATATTTACACATGCTCTTTGCTACTATTTGCTTCCACTATTTTCTTCTCCCAAatcgatcactgacttgagcatcggagggtcaatatcgggaccccttccctgacccAGTTCTAACACTCCCTGTGTTGTAAGATAGTACGGAATCTTCATCCAGTTAACACTAGAGCCACATTCTCAGCCAACTCCCTTTATCACTTTCAGACATGACAGAATTGAATTAAACTTAGTTGATTTGGGTGTCAGCactattaaaaaaaacatttaggGCGGTTTGTATTTAGCCACTCAAattaccttaaattttaaatagagGCATTAATGGTTGACAACAATGAACAATTATTACTATTGAAATTAATTAGGTCAATTCCCCATGAATGAgctttttttatagtttttaataCGGACAATACTAAGTGATTATAATCGGactaattttgtaagtcattattaaagatattttagtaatattatttctatatattaattacatgtatatattataatttaattctGGCCAGACAGATTCTGTCTAGATAGATTTATCATTTTAATACATCACATCAATATCATTCATGTAACTTTTTTTTCTAGATCTTACGTTATAAATcatatatctttatttattatttattatttaatatttctatatgattttcatttaatattttatttaattatgatatttaatttaatttatttataatttttaattaataaattaattaacttatgatttttaattaatttaaatttataaattttatttaatatttaattaatttatgaatttaaatttaattatagttatttgtatattttttaaaagatcgaatatatttattttttaaaatataactttaattattactaataatttatgaaataaaatattataatcaaATGCTTtataaaatgatttatttttaaattattttggaaGGATCAAACATGCAATATATCTCATCATTAATTATTAGCTCCACCTTCGAGACAAAAtagtaggtttgatttttcaaaccTGCTCTTAAACTAAAAACCTCAAACTTCACCCCCACAATCATTCAAGGTTTTTTGttgaggttttttttttattttaaaaacctttgacAAACTTTGTATTGGAGATGCTCTAAGTACCGTAAGAAGagatgaaaatattttaagaaaattatatttattatggATCTTGATTGTTTAACCTCTCGATCACCCAACTCAGCTTAGATATTTTGACAAATCTCGCTTTCCATTAGTGAGGAGTATACAACACTGATCACCCAACTCAGCTTAGATATTTTGACAGATCTCCTTGCTTTCCATTAGTGAGGAGAATACAGCACGGTCATCCTAAGTCCTATGAAAGATCTGACTCCTTGTTTTTCTCATTTCACATGATCTTGTTGAATTCATTGAGCTTAGAATTCTTGCTAGGAAAACTATATCCATCAAATTCTTTAaatatgataattaaataataagtgttaattaaaaaataatcttatagaatatttaaaaattttaaaaaaaaaattctgtatTTTATAGGagtattttgatattttaatttccttaaatcaTTTCTTTCTTGCTCCACTTGAGCCCTAATTGACACGGTCGCCTTCTCTCCCTCTCACGCAATCCTAATTCCTCCTTGATCGTCCGACGCCACCGGCGTCCTCACTGTTGATGTTGATCTACCCTCTCCGGCCATGAGCGAGAAGCCTCCCATCTCCTTGTGTCGATCCATCAGTGCTACTTCTCTACGTGCACTGAGAGACCTCGCCCTTGTGTGTCGTCCCCTCTCTCGATTCTATCGTCGT
It contains:
- the LOC122028244 gene encoding beta-glucosidase BoGH3B-like; its protein translation is MGTCETQSLGVLLLLSWAITIQARSSLYITYKDPSQPVNIRVKELYKLMTLEEKIGQMTQIERTVATPQVLQDYFIGSILSGGGSAPAPNATAQAWIDMVTNFQKASLSTRLGIPMIYGIDAVHGNNNAYGATVFPHNIGLGATRDPYLVKRIGAATALETRATGIPYAFAPCIAVCRDPRWGRCYESYSEDHSVVQAMTDSVLGLQGDIPGDYPRNFPYVAGKNNVAACAKHYVGDGGTQKGINENNTIIDYEGLLSIHMPPFVDSIAKGVASVMVSYSSWNGKKMHANRHLIIGYLKEKLGFKGFVISDWQGIDRITYPPGENYTYSVQASINAGLDMVMVPYNYTGFFSAVKSLVNANVIPMKRIRDAVKRILRVKFIMGLFENPLPDPSLANQLGSQEHRDLAREAVRKSLVLLKNGKPGSQPLLPLQKNAPKILVAGTHADNLGFQCGGWTINWQGSSGQTTAGTTILQGIKSTVDPSTQVVFSENPDANFVRSQGFSYAIVVVGEAPYAETFGDNLNLTIPAPGPSIIQTVCGAVKCVVVLISGRPLVVEPYVPAMDALVAAWLPGSEGQGVADVLFGDFGFTGKLPRTWFKTVAQLPMNIGDTNYDPLFPFGFGLTT